In Clostridiales bacterium, the genomic stretch AAAAGCGGTTACGCTGAGCATACTCGACTTCATTACGGACGATAACGGCGACGCATACGATGCGGAAGCCAAAAAGGCGGAAGTCGGCGATAACTCTAACTTCACGCATACCTACACGTATATCGAGGAGATAAGCGTTTACAACACCGATAACGGCGATCCCAGCCTTCGTCCGAGTATTTACGGTCCTAACAAGGACGGCGTAGTAAGAGACGACCAGGATCCCATACCCGAGGTTACCGTTTGCTCGGTTGACCCGTCCTATTCGGACGCATACCAGCAGTCCTTCACGATTACTCCCACCGCCGGTGTTTACGGGCGCCAGAAGGTCGGTATCAAGATTAAGGACAGCGGCTATATCGACGGCGCGCAAGCCGGCGTAATCGATGGCAAAACGTTCACGCTTATAATCGACATTATAATAGCCAATCCGCTCGAAGACGTCGACCTAACGCTCGAAACGCAAACGATCGCTTATGGTGTTACTCGCTCGATAGACGTTGTAGCGCTCCTCGGCGAGCAGAACGCTCAGGGCTACACGATTAAGAGCCTTATAGAGGACGGCACTAACAATCTTGAAATTTATGCTCCCGGTCAGGCGGCGGGCGCGCTTACTTCGGCGGCTACGACCTCTGCGTCGTCCATCGACAGCTGGCGCATCTACGCCAAGACCGAAGGCTCCTCGGCTAACGTTAACGTCGTGTTCGAGGCGGGTAATGTAACGATCGATCGCGTGCTTCCCGTAGTCGTTACGACCAACACCGCTCCCGATTATAAGGGCGGCAAGACGCTTTACGAATACACGGTGGAGAAGCTCGACGATCAGCAGACGCGCACGATCAAGATTTATCCCGAAATGTGGTTCGAGGATATCGACGCCGAAGACTTCATGGCGTTCGTCGATCCCGTCACATCGTCGCAATCGTCTAAGGTCAAAGCGATGTTCGACTACGACGATACGGTAAACGGCGGCAGACCGTTCATACTGCTTACCTTTAATTACCGCGGCGAAGCGGATATCAACTTCAATGTAACCGACCTTTCGGGCAGGGTTTACAACCGCACGATTACGGTAACCTGCACCAACGCGCCCGAAATGACCATGTGGGTAAGAATGATTTCGTTCATACAGGCGCACTGGTTCTGGTTCTGGATCATACTCGCTTGCATACTCTTGTTCTTGATCCTGCTCATTATCCTTATCATAGTTATCGTCAAGAAACGCAAGATGAGAAGGGAAATCGAGGCGCTCCTCGAATCCGAGACCGAGCTCGAAGAAGAAATGATGCGCTTGAACGCGGCAGCAGCTCCTTACCAATCGTTCGGATACTTGCCGCCTACGTCGCAAACCATGACCGATACCGGCTTCATGATCGGCGGTGGACAGAGCGCGCCTATGCAGAACAGCTTGCAGCTCAACGCTGGCTCGGGTATCCCGTCGCAGTCGGCGCAGATCAACAGCGTGCCCGGCAGCAACAGACCCGCATCGATGAGTACCGGCGCAATGCCGCCGCGTCAAGGTCAACCTGCAAGACCCGCGACGTCCATGCCCGGTAATATGCAGCCTCAGCGCCCTGCGCAACCGCAGCAACAGCAACGCCCGCAACAGCCTCAGCGCCCCGCGAGCAACGACGGGTTTAACCCCGACGAGTTCTAATCAACAAAAAGAAAGTACGGTGTAACAACCGTACTTTTCTTTTTCCTTACTTCTTTGAAAAGGAGTAAGCAAGAAACTTTTAGTGTTGTGTGTTTGCGGAAATGAATATATATCGTTAAACCCGAATAATTTCGTAACGAGATTAATAGCCCAACGATAAAAAGAAAGTACGGTTTACGGTAGTTCCCATAGGGAATTTTACCACAGAAGCAGAATATAAGTATAGCGCACTATACCTTGCATGCAAGGTATAGTGCGCTTAATCGTTTTACTTTTTATATTATTGGGTGTATAATAACGGAAAGATAAACAATAATTTAGTGAAACCATCGTATTTGCAACAGAGGTATTTTGGAAAATGAATTATATTAAAAAATTCAAGTTATTCTTGGAAAAAATCAATATAGATTTTGAACAATATGCAAATTGCACGATTACCGATAAAAACGGTAACGAATACTTATTTTCGCAAATAGACGAGGAAAAGATAAAGAGCTTCGAATGGGCATATTTTCTTGCCGAGCACAACCAAATCATTTTACTCAACAACACACAAGAGACCATGGACAGCATCAAAGCAATCCGCGAATACCAAAATGGGCGGCTGGGCACAATAGGTAAGCATTACGACAGTGAATACAAAGCCTACGACGGGGAGCGATTTGATTACGCAAAAGACATCTATTATTTAATACGCGACACACTCGCCGGCAAACGGTTCGGCAATACGTACCCTATGTATCTCGAGGACGGCAGCGCCGATAATTTTTTAATTTGTTTAGCCTCGTTACCAAACACAAAAGGACTTATGGAAGATCTCACAAAGCACGTCAAGAAGTTGGCGACAAAGCTGGGATTATACATTTTTCCCATATCAGCAGTCTTTCCAAAACGCCTCGTAAAACCGTTCAGTCAAAGAAACTGCGAAATCGGTGGCGTTTTGATAGAGAAAAATCACCGCAACGAAGATCGCAACGCCTACTTTATCGCCCAATGCAAGGCAAAGCTGCGGGAGAAACGCGCAAAACAAATGGATTTTGTCATGACGCAAGAAGAGGATGCCAAATTTACGGCGAAAGCAAAAAAGCTGTACGATGAAATCAAAGTATACGGCTTGGACGGCATTGCCAAAGAAAGTCCGCGGCTTGGCATTGGGAATTATTTGATAGACGTTTTCAAAATTCTTTTATACAAAAAGTGGGTATCTTACAAAAATATCGTCAATCTCGAAGTGGATGCAGGATACTTTTTCCATATGTACGAAGATAGATATGAAATTCCGGCGAAACAAGACTTAATATTTGAAATTATCGATGAAGTTGAAGAAAGGTATTCATAAAGAAGTAAGCTCGATAAATTACAATTTATCGGGCAATTATAAAAAGTGAAGAATTTTTTAGTTCTTCGCTTTTTATAATCCCTATGGGAAGTGCGCTTTAGTTGCCGTACTTTTCTTTTTTGTTTTTATTAATTTTAAATATGTTAACTATTACTAATTTGCACAAACAGATTAACGGTGTCCTTGCAAAATTCCTTTATCGGCTTGTCGGACGAGATGCAGTAGTCGGCGAGGGTAGCGCGGTACTCGTCGGGAATTTGTGCGTCGATCAAGCGCTTGGCGCTTTCTTCGTCCATGTCGTCGCGCGCCATGAGCCGTGCTATTCTCTTACTGTAAGGACATACCACGCACACAGTGCAGTCGCACAGTGCCGATAACGCAGTTTCGAAAAGTAACGGCGCGGAAAGCACAACGTGGCGCACGCACGTGGCGAGAATGCGCTTTATTTCGGCTGTAATTCTCGGGTGGGTAAAATCATTAAGCTTGTGCATATCGGGCGCGGAACGGCTTATAAGCGCACGTAGCGCGGTGCGGTCGAGCCTTCCGTCCTTTTCGCATTGCGGAAAGAGCGCTAAAATCTCTTTTTCACCGTCCGTCCACGGACCGAAAAATTGGCGCGAGATCTCGTCCGCGTCGATCACGTTAAATCCGTATTCTTCGAGTGCGTTCGATGCTATCGACTTGCCGCTGGCTATTCCACCGGTCAATCCTATAACAATACCTTTAGCCGATTCCATAAAAAATCAACCTTAATAATTTCTAATTTATTTACATTCCATCCAGTTATTGCCGACGGCAATATCTACGTTGAGCGGAACGGACAACGTGACCGCGCCTTCCATTTCTTCGCGAAGTATATTTTTGACTGCGTCGATTTCGTCGGGTGCGGTGTCGACGATAAGCTCGTCGTGGACCTGCATTATCAGCTTTGATTTCATGCCTTCGAGTCGCTTGCTGACCTTGATCATGGCGATCTTGATTATGTCGGCGGCGGAGCCTTGGAGCGGGGTGTTCATGGCTATGCGCTCGCCGAACTTGCGCTCCATGTACTTAGCCGAGTTAAGCTCGGGTATCGACCTGCGCCGCCCGAACATGGTTACGGCGTAGCCGTTTTCTTTCGCACCGATAATAAGTCCGTCGAGGTACTGCTTGACGGCGGGGAAGCGATCGAAATACCGTTTGATATACGCTTCCGCCTTGCTCGGCGCAATATGAATGTTTTGGCTCAGCCCGTAATTGCTTATGCCGTAAACTATGCCGAAGTTGACAGCCTTGGCGTCGCGGCGCATTTGCGGCGTTACCTCGTCCAGACTCATGCCGAACACCTCTGCGGCGGTCGAGGCGTGAATATCCTGTCCCGAGCGGAACGCTTCTATAAGCTTGGGATCGCCCGAGAAGTGGGCGAGAAGTTTAAGCTCGATCTGGCTGTAATCTGCGTCGACGAGAACGTTTCCGCGCTTAGGCACGAACATGGAGCGAATAAGCCTGCCCTCGTCGGTGCGGGTCGGTATGTTTTGGAGATTGGGGTCGGTGGACGACAGCCTGCCCGTGGTCGTTACCGTTTGGTTAAACGACGTGTGGATGGTGCAGTCGGGGCGAAGCGCCTTGCGCAGTCCGTCGATAAACGTTGATTTCAGCTTGGAATTGAACCTGAACCGCAAGATCTCGTCCACGATCTCGTACTCGCCCGAAAGCTTTTGCAAAACCTCGGCTTTGGTCGAAAATGTCTTTGCGTTCTTTTCGGGATAGGGTATGCCGAGGTCCTCAAACAGCAGCTTGGCGAGCTGGTAGGGCGATTTCAGGTTGATAGTGTCGTTGCCCGAGAGCACGCGTATGCGCTCCACGTTTTGGCGTTCGAGCTCGGTAAAATTCGCGTCGATCTCGTCGAGCCGCGCGCGGTCGACGGTGAACCCTTCGTTTTCCATGTCGAACAGCACGCGCAAAAGTTTGAGCTCGATACCGCCGTACAGTTCGAGCATACCGCGGTTTGTGAGCGCGGTAAGGCACTCGTCGCGCACAGAGAACAGCTCGGCGGCGGAAGTCGGCGCGAGCCTGTATTCCAATAGATATGCCATGAGCGCCACGTCGTCGGCGTTCTGTATTTCGGCGGGCGCGATCTTGTGTAAAAGATCTTTCAGTCCGTACGTTATGACGTGACCGGTGAGCGCGGAAGAAAGCGCGGAAACGCACCCGTCGATGGTGAACGTGCTGAGAAGCGTGTTTGTGACGGGCGCTACGTAGTCGGTCTTGCCGTCGAACGCGAAATGTACGCCGTCGGGCAGAACCACGAACGCGATTTGCTGTGGCGCGGAATTTGCGAGCGCGGTGAGCTCGGTTTGCGAGGATAGAGTGACCGTTTTGTAAACGTGATCGAGCTCGATAGGCGCGTCCTGCGGTACGGGCTCGAACATATCCGTTTTGGCGAGCATCGATTTGAACTCGAACCGCGAAAAGGTTTCGCGCGCCGTGTAGGGCAGTGGGTATATGCACTTGCACTCGTCTATATCGAAGTTCAGCGGAACGTTTACGTCGATTTTAGCAAGCTTTTGGGAAAGGTATGCGTTATCCTTGTCTGCGGCCAGCTTATCGTGCCGACTGCCCTTGATCTCGTCGAGGTGCGCGTAAACGCCGTCGAGCGAGCCATAGGCTGCGAGCAGTTCAACCGCCGATTTGTCGCCAATGCCCGAAACGCCGGGGATATTGTCCGACGAGTCGCCGGCTAGCGCTTTAAAGTCCACTACCTGATCGGTCGTCACGCCGAAGATCTCGGGTACGCTGTCGGGCGATACGTCGACGATATCGCTTATGCCTTTCTTGGTGAGAAGCGCGTGGGTCTTGTCCGATACGAGTTGAAGGCTGTCGCGGTCGCCCGTAAGGATATAAGTGAACGCCGAGGACTTAGCCGCGAGCGTGCCGATAATATCGTCCGCTTCGTAGCCCGCGAGCTCGAACTGCTTTATTTTAAGCGCGGAAAGCAGGTCTTTCAGCGGCTGCATTTGCAGGGCAAGATCGGTGGGCATGGGCTTGCGCGTCGCCTTGTAAATGGGCGTCAATTTATGCCGAAAGGTGGGCGCGTGAACGTCGAATGCCGCCGCTATATACTTAGGGCGGTATTGTTCGATAAGCTTGACGAGCATGGTCGTGAACCCGTAAACCGCGCCGATAGGCTCGCCGCGCGAGGTCTTCATGCCCGACATTGCGTAGTACGCCCGATTGACGAGCGAGTTAGCGTCGATAAGAATAAAGCTGTCTTTTACCATAGTAATTGTAGTATACTACAATTTACCGAAAAGAGCAATAGAATTATAAAAGTATCTCTAAAACAACCGCAGCTGTTCGTATTTCGGTTTTTGCTCGAACTCGTGAAGATAGGCGAATACCTTGTCGTTACTGTGGACTATGCCGTAGCTTTCGCAGGTAGAGTGATAAAGCCGCATAAGCGCGGAATTATTCGGACTTGCTATCTCGTACGAATTGCCGTAGGCGGTTATGTATTTCTGTTTTAGACCGGGGAAGTGCTCGTCCAGTTTTTTATAGAAGTACTCGCGGTTGCCGCTTCTGAGCGTAAGCCCCATGCCGAAATTGATCATGCCGTACACCATGGCTCTTGCGCAATAGTCGAGTATTTGCGAAACATTCTCCTGCGTGTCGTTTATGTACGGCAGTATCGGGCACAGCCACACTACGGTGGGAATACAGTTGTCGCGTAAAATTTCGAGGACTTCGACGCGCCGGGAAGTGGGGCAGACGTTGGGTTCGAGTATTTTGCAAAGCGTATCGTCGGCGGTGGTGAGCGTCATCTGCA encodes the following:
- a CDS encoding DNA polymerase I; amino-acid sequence: MVKDSFILIDANSLVNRAYYAMSGMKTSRGEPIGAVYGFTTMLVKLIEQYRPKYIAAAFDVHAPTFRHKLTPIYKATRKPMPTDLALQMQPLKDLLSALKIKQFELAGYEADDIIGTLAAKSSAFTYILTGDRDSLQLVSDKTHALLTKKGISDIVDVSPDSVPEIFGVTTDQVVDFKALAGDSSDNIPGVSGIGDKSAVELLAAYGSLDGVYAHLDEIKGSRHDKLAADKDNAYLSQKLAKIDVNVPLNFDIDECKCIYPLPYTARETFSRFEFKSMLAKTDMFEPVPQDAPIELDHVYKTVTLSSQTELTALANSAPQQIAFVVLPDGVHFAFDGKTDYVAPVTNTLLSTFTIDGCVSALSSALTGHVITYGLKDLLHKIAPAEIQNADDVALMAYLLEYRLAPTSAAELFSVRDECLTALTNRGMLELYGGIELKLLRVLFDMENEGFTVDRARLDEIDANFTELERQNVERIRVLSGNDTINLKSPYQLAKLLFEDLGIPYPEKNAKTFSTKAEVLQKLSGEYEIVDEILRFRFNSKLKSTFIDGLRKALRPDCTIHTSFNQTVTTTGRLSSTDPNLQNIPTRTDEGRLIRSMFVPKRGNVLVDADYSQIELKLLAHFSGDPKLIEAFRSGQDIHASTAAEVFGMSLDEVTPQMRRDAKAVNFGIVYGISNYGLSQNIHIAPSKAEAYIKRYFDRFPAVKQYLDGLIIGAKENGYAVTMFGRRRSIPELNSAKYMERKFGERIAMNTPLQGSAADIIKIAMIKVSKRLEGMKSKLIMQVHDELIVDTAPDEIDAVKNILREEMEGAVTLSVPLNVDIAVGNNWMECK
- a CDS encoding dephospho-CoA kinase; translation: MESAKGIVIGLTGGIASGKSIASNALEEYGFNVIDADEISRQFFGPWTDGEKEILALFPQCEKDGRLDRTALRALISRSAPDMHKLNDFTHPRITAEIKRILATCVRHVVLSAPLLFETALSALCDCTVCVVCPYSKRIARLMARDDMDEESAKRLIDAQIPDEYRATLADYCISSDKPIKEFCKDTVNLFVQISNS
- a CDS encoding radical SAM protein — translated: MHGITAKHILSSSGGMNIYRGCTHGCIYCDARSECYGMDHEFEDIAVKTNAVELLESELKRKRKKCMIGTGAMSDPYLHIERSLETTRKTLELARRYGFGMTVQTKSDLVLRDLDLIKEINAQTKFVVQMTLTTADDTLCKILEPNVCPTSRRVEVLEILRDNCIPTVVWLCPILPYINDTQENVSQILDYCARAMVYGMINFGMGLTLRSGNREYFYKKLDEHFPGLKQKYITAYGNSYEIASPNNSALMRLYHSTCESYGIVHSNDKVFAYLHEFEQKPKYEQLRLF